In Sebastes umbrosus isolate fSebUmb1 chromosome 15, fSebUmb1.pri, whole genome shotgun sequence, the genomic window gaatgtgtttttgtgtttccattcatttaACAAAGACTTAAAATGAACCTGTGTGAGGTCACATGAGGACGATCCTGTTCCTTTAAGTCGTGCTGTTGTGTGGTGATACAGCACATATTGCTATGAGTGAGCACTTTAAGCAGCATTCCTAGTAAACGGTTGTATCAGACGGATGTGACTGTCGGTTTGAATTAGAGGACAACGATGGTCTGATCTACATCTCTTGGACCTCTTACGCCTTCAGTGTGATGGCATCATGTGTGTCCCCTGAGGGGAGTGTGAAGATGATCTAATGTGAGATAGCAGAGGCCTACTGGGCTTCACTCTTCTTCTGGTGAAGCACTAATGTCCAACTCCTCAGTACACCGTACTCTCGTGCTGCAGTCCAATAGTCCTTTTTCTctcaggaaggttcctaacggactGAAATGACCCTCtcagtatctcagtagcagccgtgaTGAGAGCTGtaaatgttaaggaaaggaacttcaatgcttcctttactatctcctttaggacatactggagcatcctttgccaaaggaaaggagcttcaatgcttcctttattatctcctttagcagaggacacactggagcatcctttaccaaaggaaaggagagaataacatcccacaatgccTTGCagccgcagcatttaaagcgaaGCAGCCCGTCACTGAAGGAGCTATTTAAGAACACACGGAGGGAGCAGTGTCTTTTGTAGTccgtcttcagaacattgtagtttcaccacggcagactgacgtcactaacatccaccgccgtcgcatcataatgacggagcttctagtgaaagagcagtcagattctctgaacaccacgGCGGTTGTCTTTTTCTGAGTCCTTCTGAagtctccttctcatctctccttgacctcatgacgttttccatccaggtcaaggagaagtggttaggagaagacgttaggacaTCAGTTATTGACTACTCGAACGCAGCCCCGGTCTTGTTTCACTATCGTTTGTTTGTATAGTTTTTATAGGAGTGACTGTGAAGTAAACACATCAGCTCTGAGCATGCCTGGAAATGACAGCGTGATGCATTTAAATGAGAGAATTGTGGTACTCTCCTCCTCTAACATGGCTGTTTGTGCACCGTGATATTTAGTTGCAGATTTAGTTTAAACATGGCAAATGTGATTACTTTAATATGTCAGAATGCAAACCGTTCCCTAAACCTGCCCAACCCTAAaacctttcagtgtgttttgtcTTTAATTAGATACTATTAAGTGTCTCTGAGCTGTGTAGGTCTTGATATTGATCACTTCCATCACTGTCCCTGATTCCTCCAACCTCTTTAACCCCCTCCGGCCCTGAGGGGTGTGACCTCATACCGGCCTCTCCTGGGActcagctgttgttgttttagggCTTTGTTTCTTCACTTTGTGTGTTTCATGAAACATTCCCACCTCTGAGTTGATGTAGGCCAGCTCACAGTTTTCTGGGTTGTTTCCTGAGCTCGTGCCAGCAGAGCGGTCCTGTGTGGATCCAGCGGTTGACTGATAGACATCCAGCTTCCTCCGTCCTCCACATCAGCACACACAGCAGCCTTTAATCCCACACAGGGCCCGATTAATTTTAAAGCCGCTTTCCGTCCTTAAGCTCACTTTCAGCACTCTGACACAAACAAGCTACCACGCAGCCAGAAATACAGATATACTGTACGCTTAAGTGTGCGTTTACTTTTTACAAATgcattttgtttgcattttattttaaccTTTGAACCGAACCGTCTCCGAGAGTCTATCTGGAATCTTAGAACTGTTTGGCCTTCATCACATGATGTCATCACGTCACTGGTTGGATGTTTTGAGTTTCAGAACGTCGTCTGAATGTTAACTGAAAGAAACCAGAAGTGTGTCCCGTATGgtctgtggtgtgtttgtatagcAGCTTGGTAGcatctctgacctctgacctctgacctctgaccccaccGCAGCTTTAGTGTAAAAACCATGTTTGACCTTTAGAACGTCCTCCAGCAGCCGAGCAGTGAACCTTTCCAGGCTATAAAATGCAGATGTTGACCTCTCATTGGTCGGGATCTGTGTGTGTCCACTAGCCACTTCAgtcagtgtttctctctgtccaGATATCGGGACAATGTCTTCAGATTGTCCTAGAGTAACGGTCCCCAGAGGAGAAGTACTTCTACTACCACTGATAAGCCTCATATATCCAGTGTGATGACGCTGCCTCCAGAGGTCACATATGTGTTCTTATGTTTGCGGTGGTCCGCACCTTATTATGGTGTGATGATGTGGGTTATGAATATTCTGCCTCTCTCCTCATCAGTAGAGCCTCTGGATAGGACTGACAGACCGTTCAATATTTTTGGATATcatatgagaaaaatatgatAAAGTCAACACTGAGTACAACagaatcagaaaaatgtctgaaaaaattctgaaaaaaaatctgaaaaatgtgaaaaaaagtttgttacTATACGAAGCATCAAGTTGTAAGTCAAAGACTAGTGTGTAGGAtaaagggggatctattggcagaaatgaaataacatatttttacctcctctaatttaatatttttgttttcaccggcattggtttgtttgtcagtctgttagcaggattactcctgTCCTCTCAAGTCGGTGATGGATTTGATTGAGGGGGGGAGGTGAgggtggggtgtagcacaatgaacaatccattagattttagtgacgatccggatcatgatcatgattcaggaatatttttaaggattgcTATCAGCCTGAGCTTTAAGACCACagagtataacacatgcacagtgtaactgatgacacgttgatgacgcgtgaccccgcctccttcctccttctaagagcagagagatacacaTATTCTAAGCTTCAAGTctactgttttatgttttatgtgcaGAACTACAGTGATTGTGTGTTGGGCTCTGAGCGCTGCCAAAACACAGGTGACCCACACTTAATACTGTACCTGAACGCATCCTGTGTAGACACTGCTGGGGGGGCCGTGTAGAGGAACAAGGAGTTCAGTGTGGGACAGCTTCTCTGCAAGGGTTCTGGACTGTAATATAACTTACTAACCCACGCTGAGTCCATTTTAAACCTTGTGAATGTAGTGTGTTCTAGTTAAGGTGtaataatgtgttaaataaaacaGGCCTTGAACTacaatgtttctgtgtttcccGCCTGTATGTGCAGTCTTCATGCAGTTCAGCTGAATAGTTGGTCACGTCCTCACAGTCTCTTGTTTGAAGGCAGAGGAACGACCCACACAGCTCATTGTTCtgaattagctccaccttttcCGTCTCTGTACGCCGGCACATCCAGAACACTGTACCACATCGCTGTGGAACTGGAGACATCTGAACTGACAGGCTTTGCTCCTGTCGTCTTGATTTAGAACGATATTAACCTGTCAGAAGTGTAAATGCtaaatggacttgtatttatatacagtagctcctttctagtcttgTGAACACTCACTTTACagtacatgtcagcattcactcacacattcatacactgatatcAGAGGCTGCCGTGCAAGGAGCCGACCTGCCcgtcaggatctgatctaaacactcattcacacaccgatgtgtATTCGTATCACTTATATCTCTTCTACCTGcatttgttttgtatattttccTTTTGTCAATAGAAAGTCAGAAGAGTAGGGATGAATGTGTAGACTTTGTCACCGTGCTGGTTTTATTCTAACAGACGGGCTGGTTTCACTGCTGCGGTGCGTCTCAGGACTGAAAAGCTGCAGACTCTCTGGTTCTGTGGGACACCTGCTACTAACTGCTGAGTGGACCGTCAGCAGAGAACCTGAACTATACCTGTCTGTATGTTTGTTCTCGTTCCCCTCCTCGGTACACCTGGAGCCGTGGAGCCcacgctctctctcctctctgccccgtcagcaGTTGTGCGGCTGTGCCAGCATCCACTCAGCACTGCAGGCTGCCAGCAGCCTCTGAAACTTCACGTGGTGGCGAGCTGTGATTCTGTTCAGCCTCAATCTGCCAGCACACCTCAAAGTGTTGGATCAGGTGCCGTAAgcacataaaaacattttaggctACACAGAATACTATAACGGTGTTGAGTTTGTGCAGCTCAACCTCTACACCTTCAGGTTTCAGTACGCTTCACTCGGTCATACAGCGTGTTGTTGGACCACAACACCAACATGTCTGAGTGTCGTGTTGTTCCAGCCGCCCACTTCCACTACTGAGTGCAGGCCTCAGGATGTAAATGTGAGCAGACAGCTCTCATATGGCCACATTAACCACAAGCCAAgtcccgttgctggtgtgagggGGATGATGGGAAACGGAGCAACTGATCATGACAGGCAGACGAGACGATGCGTGTTTGAGAAGCCCGGCGGCTGCTGGAGTTAAAGTGTCACCATTAGTGCCAAGTGAGAGGGAGACGGTTGTCTTTACCTCGTGGCGGTAGAGACACACGTGACAAAACCGGAGTGAAAGAACTTATCACTGACTTCTGGACATTTTCTAATCGTCATAGTGTGACGTGAAGAAGGTCTATTCATGATCTTTTTATGTGCTTTTTCAATAATGGAAGTTATTTTTACACTAAAAAACACAAGCTGTGCTGTGATCATGTTAGCTGgatgtttttataataaatgCTTTCTGGATGAAGTTGATCTGAGCACTAGAAGGCTGTattcacattcatctgctgatgTCTCTCTGTGCtcgccttaaaggtcccatatcgtgttcattttcaggttcatgtttgtattttgtgtttctactagaacatgttttcatgctttaatgttcaaacaacacattattttcctcatactgtctgtctgaatatacctgtattcaccctcttgtctgaaacgctccgttttagtacatttcaacggaattgcgttgctaggcaacagcttgggtccatgtttacttcctgtcagctgatgtcattaatatccactgcaacaggaaataaactgggacacatttagaatgtttacatttaaaaaccgtgtaatggtctaaatattgtatatttgtgacatcacaaatggacagaaatcttaacGGCTTGCTTCAAACGCACAacttctgaatacgggctgtgtgtgtttctctgtatagtgcgtgttttgatagtttcacagtatttatatatatcacttaaacctgttttgtaatataaaagacatgaaaatctcactttttacaatatgggacctttaaatctcagtttaatgtgtgtgtgtacgagcaggactttgtgacatcacaaatggttAGAAAGCCAATGGTGGTCCGGTGGTATTTGGACCTCGCCACacaagtgtgatgtggaaactAGAAGCCTGCAGTGCACGTACAGTACACAACACAGGACCAGACTGGAGCTTTAAAGTTTATTCTTTAACCTTGAGAACATAACTCAGGTTCACTTATTAGCTTTTTCTAGAACTTTCAATCACATTCCTCAGTCAAAGCCAGTCCTTTCTGCATGATCACCGTGTTGCATGAAGTGCTGAGCAGTCTCCTAAatatgacgttcccatacaaccaaACTGTTCGgccaattacgtttcgagggagacacattttctcccagattatgtttgtttttgacgtatcacaaacaTGTTTCTCATGATGGTCTggggaggtcggggtggaaggacgggtcaaacaaacacgagACGTTcaccaggaggccgctgtttgtgtcccgtgtggaAACAAATCTCAACCGCTGACTCTAGTTTACGTCCGTAGTTTAAATAAAGTaacaaacagttattttaagccaaaccgtgATGTTTTTACTGAACATAACCAACAtaacgtgtttaaaactgtgactgtaatctgggacaaaatacgtttccctctaAACGTAACAACCGGGTGTCGTCGCTGTAGCTTTGGTAGTATTCTAGTCTGCCGTTAGTTGTCGATTCGATCCCCGCCTTAAAGCAAGACGCTGATCCCCAAAAAACAATTCCTGGTTCCTCCAAACCTCCGTGTGTCGAGCGATTTAAAACAAGACACTAAAAGTTAGTCTCGAAAATGTTAGTACCTTCAAATCTGCAGCATAAAATGAGACGTTTCTCGCTCACACAGTTGAGTTGAACATCTGCTCAAATGTCCAGTTTTCTAGAATTTAACATTGTTACTCACTTTAAAATCAGCATCATTGTTCACTAGAACCAGACTGTGTTTTGGCCTCTAATGATATAGCATTAACTCGTCTGATCTGGATTAACACATACTATACaggtttctgtgtttttaaaccCGATTCCGTCCTCTTATCTATCTCCACAGCCGTTGCCATGACAACAGACGAGGCGGAGAGTCACCAGAAGAAGCCGAGGCAGCAGGAGGAAGCCGGCCAGGACGCCAGGCCGCCCTCaccggaggaggagcagctccGGCCTCGCAACCGCAACTCCGCCGGCCGCGGCCTCTCCcgcctcttctcctccttcctgAAGAGGCGCTCGCAGTGCGAGAGCGAGGCGGGAGAGAAGGACaacaaggaggaagaagaagaagctaaGGCGCCCATCGCCGACCCTGAACCTGAGCTGAGGGCAGAGGGAGAGGTCGCCCTGGACCAGCACTCAGTCAGCAGCGCGGAGGCTCAGGTCAGCCTCTACATCTAAAGCCCTTCTGTCTGTTTCATTAATGACTTCCTATCATTCACACATCGGTAacaattcatatgctaattatgagtATTTCACATCAATATCTGACAGGATGACATGATGAAGGGATGACATGTTAGAcgtaaacagacacacacagagagagagactgctgtTTCCCAGTTTAGTAAActggttttattttaaaatcctACTCGgtgatactgtatatacactatTGAAAGCCAAGTGGAGCAACACGTCTACACAGGAGGATCTGTCGCAAGGACACGTTATTAAGAGAGCGTAGACTGCTTTGTAATTAAAATGTCTCCATCAGGCCGTCCAGGTGGAGAAGAAagaagcggaggaggaggaggaggagggtggaaaGGACAAAGAGAACGCcaaggagaaaggagaggaggccaCCCTGGAGAAGGAGgacaaggagaaggagaaggaggaggaggagaaggagaaggagaaggagtcTGGTCCTGAAGGAGGCAgtaagaaagaggaagaggaggaggaggaggaggaggagaagatgacagaggaggaggccaAAGCTCCCAGAGCTCCACGGCGACCCAAGACCATGCAGATCAAAGTCACCCTGCTGGACGACGCTCTGTATGAGTGTGAGCTGGACGTAAGAGCACTTTTATTATATCAATGTAATCATATTAACATGTCGTGAATATGCTCATATAGAGCTTATTCAGCAGTTAGTTAGACACCAGGTTTATGCTTCATTTAATCGGGATGCAACTTACGATTGTTTTGGGCGATGGGTTATTTGTCCAGTGTACATGAACATGTGGTCCACCACATGATCTGAAATATGAAACTTCAATAGGAGaatagtaatataataaatagtaatagtaaatataataatagtgatCTATTGGAGCTCAAACGACCAGCCTTAATGCATCTTCAACAgaacacctccatcatcataaGCCGGCAGACAAAGCTGCTTTAATGTTTAGTTAGAGAGGCTCCGGTCCAACCTCAGACCGGTCCTCTCCTCAGACCGGTCCTCTCCTCGGACCGGTCCTCACCTCAGACCGGTCCTCCCCTCAGACCGGTCCTCCCCTCAGACCGGTCCTCCTGCTTCAGTCTGAACCTGACAGCTGTTAAACCGTCCTGTGGGAGAAGTTCTGCTCTCTGAGCCATCTGCTCAGTCATGTTCAGTAACAGGAGGAATACATCGTCTCGTATGTGATGACAGGTTGTTGATGTTTGATTATTCAGTGTCTTgttcgctgtgtgtgtgtgtgtgtgtgtgtgtgtgtgtgtgtgtgtgtgtgtgtgcgggtgcgtgtgcgtgtgtgtgtgtcagaaacATGCAAAAGGCCAGGAGCTGTTCATGAAGGTGTGTGACCACCTCAACCTGCTGGAGAAGGACTACTACGGCCTGGTCGTCTGGGAGACGGGCACCATGAAGGTGAGCTGGATCTGATATATCGTCATTAGGTAGTTTTGTAGTATTTGATTAAAACAGTCTGCTCTTCATATGTTAACGTCATCGATGGTTAGACGAGACTGTGGCCCTCAGTGTTGATGATATCAAACCTCACTTTCTTCATCAGGTTTGGATGGACCTCACCAAGGAGATCCGCCGGCAGGTACAAGGTGAGCAGAACTTTACCACAGGTACACCCTCTGTTCTCATTCTCATGGTTttatatttaaacatgtttagAGTTTTTTCATCACaccttccttttcttcttcaaGGTGCCAGCTATAATTTCACCTTTAATGTGAAGTTCTATCCGCCGGACCCGGCCCAGCTGTCTGAAGACATTACGAGGTACCGCACTACTATCTACTAATATCCTTTTACTGTATCAGCAGCTCAGTGTGGACAGGATGCATCTCTCCAGATGAGAGGATGTGATAGGAAGACATTGCATGGGGTATTCACTGATGGTGTGCGAGCCCAAACgtattaccaaaataaaacaagtgccaaaatgatcatcagtaaagtcaaacattaaaacaataaatgtgtgCAATTTATGCAACTTATAACTGGGATGGTGAACTTATATTTCCATGTTTACTTTTTGTCGTAATTTgacctttctgttttttttatactttattttttgccctttttttcgaggttgttttcatatatgcaatttacagttcataattacaatagtttataaaccaattttttaagtagttgagcctagaaacaaacacaataagtacactagagaaaacaacatcagcatcaaaatttaaataaaatttaaaaaagaatagaataattttttttttttttattattattattattattattatattattattattattattattattgttattattattattaataataataataataataataataatacaaagagaaaaaatagtaataataataataataataataataattataataataacacaaagagaaaaaatagcaataatgataataataataataataataataataataataataataataataataataataataataataattaaataaacaaataagttaaaaaaacaacaatatttgACCTTTTTGAAATGGTTGTGGTTCTatattattttgatatttaaagGTAACTTATTCCAGTTCCTGGCCCCGCTGAACCTAAAGGAACTAGTTCCCACTTTGGTGTTAAACCTCTAGAAGTCAGCAACACTGGCTCTATAGCCTGGTGGGCATGAGAtgaaatatatgttttataaaaatcagTTCATTTCCTTGGACAGACTCGTCCAGGTTGATTAAATATGAGATCAAAATGAACCACTATGAATCAGACATTACAGGGGCATGTGCAGATGAACGGAGTATGAAAGTCTTGACGTTTGATTAGCAGTttgataatatataataatctgGAGTTCCATAATAAACTACATGTGATCCCTATCTGTGCGTTGCAGGTACTACCTGTGTCTCCAGCTGAGGAAGGACATCCTGCAGGGACGCCTCCCCTGCTCCTTCGTCACCCTGTCCCTGCTGGGCTCCTACGCCCTGCAGTCGGAGCTGGGCGAGTACGACCCGGAGGTGCACGGCAACGAGTACACCAAGGATATGAAGATGGCCCAGGGTCAGACCAAGGAGCTGGAGGACAAGATGATGGAGCTGCACCGTACATACAGGTCAGAGTGGATGTTTTCACAGTCTTCACCTAGAATCCACCAGCTCAGTGGAGTTATAAAACAATTCAGTTACAAGTCAAaccctgaattcaaaatgtcacataagtaaaagtacataaataTTGTATGTAAAATGCAATGAagtatttaaagtaaaagtactaatgaTGATAGTGCAGCTGCCTCTTAAGTGTTTTAAAGTAGTGTAACTATAGTAATTATAAAAATGTGTACTAAATTACAGCACTTAAGTAAATGCActgcacttttacttttgaccGCTCCACTTAACAGAACTAACTCCATGTAATTATTGATATATTATGTATAAACTACACATAAACTGCATTACAAGGGAAGGCTTAAACGAAAGATTTCCCTGCTCTCCATTTCTGATAACCTATAAATAACAACACTTCCAAACTGTTCCCTTTCTTTGAGTGTAAGAAGTACAACTACATTCTGAAAACGTTCACAGTTAATGAATAATCCATTCACATAACAGATGACGAGCAGCCCGAGACGTCTCGCTGATCTCTCGAATATGACAGAAAACAGACAATAATGAATTAATCTTCTGTTGTCCCGACAAGTTCTTGTATTTCTGAGTCTGATAGTGgctctgaatattatattccttgaGCACTGAAAGGTGCTGTGAACACAACAAGCACTCCTTTACCTCTGTGGAGAAATAGGAACTGGTCCATTTCTCTTGGAAAACCCGACACTCTGTGTCCACTTTCCATTTTCCACCGATGTCTCCTGCATAAACAGGAGCCTAAACGCTTCACAGTGTTGTGTCATGTTGCCTGTACAGAAGCATGTGGGATCTATAATAGTAATAGCATTTTCACACTTTGCAAAGTCATCCAGTGGGCCGGTTCTGGACCCTTTGGCGGGCCGGTTCTGGACCCTTTGGCGGGCCGGTTCTGGACCCTTTGGCAGGCCGGTTCTGGCCTCGTAGGTTTGACACCCCTGATTTAAACCGTCCTTTATCCTGTTCCGGTTGTCTTCAATGTAAACGATTACAGTATTATTATCACAGCATCTCCACAGTCACAGTAACTAAAGAGTTGGTGGGTTTCCTGTTGTtgtggtgttgttgtggttcTGGCAGGTCGATGAGTCCGGCCCAGGCTGACATGATGTTCCTGGAGAACGCCAAAAAACTCTCCATGTACGGCGTGGACCTCCACCAGGCCAAGGTGAGCACCGGAGCTACGACTCCTCAGCTGCTCGTCTAAACGCTTGAAAATGTGCCTTTATACAAAGTGAATCATCTTTGTGTTTTCCATGGCTGGATGATTTAAGGTTCTTCATAGATCAGGTAGAACATATAAAACACTTTAATCTGGGTGTGATTCAGTGACTAATGCAACATGAACACCAGCAGCAGAGATGTACAAACATAATAATGTGTTTAAGCTTTGTCTGTTCGTATTGTTGATGCCGTGCATCAGAGAAGCACGCCTGCTCTGAAAAGCAGGAAGACATGTGACTTGTGAGGTTTTACAGCTGAAATCAGGTCAATCTGTTTACATCAGAGTAGAAGGATTTAACTGGATCTGGAGGGAGGACATTTAGAGGACGATACTGCCCCCCCGTGGACGACGGTGAGCAGCACAGGAAGCTGCATCAGCCATTATCACTAGTAGTAGTACATACAGTAGTAAACACTTCAAACACACTATTAggagaggacaccggaggacaccggagggacaccgaggacacagaggaacatgattttctttcagattacctgtcttgtgcactactgtcaggatatagtgaccgttttaccgctgcagctttaagtcactTCCTACCATTTGTCACTCGTTTAAGATCTTTATATCTTAGTTGTCCTCAGAAGCTCTTAGCTCTCTGAAGGGTGCATCCTGTTGACATGTTAATGGGAATGGTTGTGTCTCTCTGGGTGTCTCCATCAGGATCTGGACGGTGTGGACATCATGCTGGGGGTCTGCTCCAGCGGTCTGATGGTTTACAAAGACAAGCTGAGGATCAACCGGTTCCCCTGGCCCAAAGTCCTGAAGGTCTCGTACAAACGCAGCAGCTTCTTCATCAAGATCAGACCGTCCGAGGTACCGAACGTCTTCATGTTCATCAACACTGAACTCACCCTGACCACGAGTGAAACCATGAAGAGAAGTTCATTAGTCATCTTTGTTTAGCAGGTTTGTGTTTCTTGTTTCAGGTGGAACATTATGAGAGTGCGATTGGCTTCAAACTACCCAACTACAAGGCGGCCAAGAAGCTGTGGAAAGTGTGTGTAGAACATCACACCTTCTTCAGGTAGAGTATAAGTTAGTTAGTTCACATGCTTGTAGAGTGTTTTAGTTGAAAGAGCTGCTCGCTTGCTGCCTGACTCAGAGTCAGATCAGAGGATCAGTATCAGTGACCTTTGTCTTCAGGCTGACCTCCACTGAGATGGCCACCACTCCCAGGAAGTTCCTGGCGTTGGGCTCTAAGTTCCGCTACAGCGGTCGGACTCAGGCTCAGACCAGACAGGCCAGCTCTCTGATCGACAGACCGGCTCCTCTGTTCCAGCGCTCCTCCAGCAAGAGGAACTCCCGCAGCCTGGATGGAGGTACGTTGTTCCACATCATGACGACGCCGTGAAACTAGTGTTCCTTTAGAGTGTCCCCAAAAATGTCTGCTGCATGTCTGCAATCACAGGAGTCTGTCTGAATCCAACACTCACATtcatatacaccgatcagccgtaacattcagaccactgacaggtgaagtgaataacatggattatctggttaccatggcaactggcagtgggggggggtatattagacagcaagtgaacattttgaactttgaactttgtgttggaagcagaagaaatgggccagcgtaaggatgtgagtcaCATTGACGAGGaccagatagtgctggctagacgaccgggtcagagcatctccagaactgcagctcttgtgggatgttcccggtctgcagtggtcaggacctaccagaaggggtccaaggaaggagaaccggtgaaccggtgaaccggcgacagggtcagacccgaggctcattgatgcacgtggggagtgaaggctggcccgtgttgtctgatccaatagaagagctactggagctcaaactggtTCATGTCCAACCtgagtgaaaccaaaagtataaAGTGCCAGAAGGCTTTACTCCGACGGTCAAAGGTCTCATTCAGACCAATAATAATGGCCTGAATGCTGAATACTCATGGCTTGTATTAAAACACTGTCTTTATTAAAGTACCGGTACTAATGAAACGGGGTATCGTACCGTTTTTAACGTCAGGGTATCgcgatacctttctagtatcggtataccgtACAGCACTAGAGGGGATTATATAGCACATCTAGCTGGAACTGA contains:
- the epb41a gene encoding protein 4.1 isoform X10; this encodes MTTDEAESHQKKPRQQEEAGQDARPPSPEEEQLRPRNRNSAGRGLSRLFSSFLKRRSQCESEAGEKDNKEEEEEAKAPIADPEPELRAEGEVALDQHSVSSAEAQAVQVEKKEAEEEEEEGGKDKENAKEKGEEATLEKEDKEKEKEEEEKEKEKESGPEGGSKKEEEEEEEEEEKMTEEEAKAPRAPRRPKTMQIKVTLLDDALYECELDKHAKGQELFMKVCDHLNLLEKDYYGLVVWETGTMKVWMDLTKEIRRQVQGEQNFTTGASYNFTFNVKFYPPDPAQLSEDITRYYLCLQLRKDILQGRLPCSFVTLSLLGSYALQSELGEYDPEVHGNEYTKDMKMAQGQTKELEDKMMELHRTYRSMSPAQADMMFLENAKKLSMYGVDLHQAKDLDGVDIMLGVCSSGLMVYKDKLRINRFPWPKVLKVSYKRSSFFIKIRPSEVEHYESAIGFKLPNYKAAKKLWKVCVEHHTFFRLTSTEMATTPRKFLALGSKFRYSGRTQAQTRQASSLIDRPAPLFQRSSSKRNSRSLDGAMASTPDNRSTRPVSAPVMSPVSPGEASPSPLLTTLHRSHHRDGSTPRGHRSAGRKAELKAESQQAEYTKSHSPRPESTPEIKTVARRERRHSPSVTTANGEREKKSQHSPQDRTKTEMVRVRKKRAKKLEGETIYIRHSNLMLEDLDKTQTGIMRHHTSISELKRSFMESVPEPRQSEWDKRLSTNSPFRTASINGQLQPASGPVSPVRSPPPPPPSSPPPPLPPPPPPPSSPPPPLPPPPPPPSCPPCSDNDTEGQRGSQSSDPPAFPSGSRLSSTHNLKTQFLSQT
- the epb41a gene encoding protein 4.1 isoform X4 codes for the protein MTTDEAESHQKKPRQQEEAGQDARPPSPEEEQLRPRNRNSAGRGLSRLFSSFLKRRSQCESEAGEKDNKEEEEEAKAPIADPEPELRAEGEVALDQHSVSSAEAQAVQVEKKEAEEEEEEGGKDKENAKEKGEEATLEKEDKEKEKEEEEKEKEKESGPEGGSKKEEEEEEEEEEKMTEEEAKAPRAPRRPKTMQIKVTLLDDALYECELDKHAKGQELFMKVCDHLNLLEKDYYGLVVWETGTMKVWMDLTKEIRRQVQGEQNFTTGASYNFTFNVKFYPPDPAQLSEDITRYYLCLQLRKDILQGRLPCSFVTLSLLGSYALQSELGEYDPEVHGNEYTKDMKMAQGQTKELEDKMMELHRTYRSMSPAQADMMFLENAKKLSMYGVDLHQAKDLDGVDIMLGVCSSGLMVYKDKLRINRFPWPKVLKVSYKRSSFFIKIRPSEVEHYESAIGFKLPNYKAAKKLWKVCVEHHTFFRLTSTEMATTPRKFLALGSKFRYSGRTQAQTRQASSLIDRPAPLFQRSSSKRNSRSLDGAMASTPDNRSTRPVSAPVMSPVSPGEASPSPLLTTLHRSHHRDGSTPRGHRSAGRKAELKAESQQAEYTKSHSPRPESTPEIKTVARRERRHSPSVTTANGEREKKSQKRAKKLEGETIYIRHSNLMLEDLDKTQTGIMRHHTSISELKRSFMESVPEPRQSEWDKRLSTNSPFRTASINGQLQPASPVLKTQTITISDITNSLRGSVTYKDIPLVHTETKTITYESAQVSLPQPVDSLAERDSGVLLSAQTITSETISTTTTTQITKTVKGGISETRIEKRIVITGDTEIDHDKALAQAIKEAKEQHPDMSVTKVVVHQETEISPE
- the epb41a gene encoding protein 4.1 isoform X7, whose protein sequence is MTTDEAESHQKKPRQQEEAGQDARPPSPEEEQLRPRNRNSAGRGLSRLFSSFLKRRSQCESEAGEKDNKEEEEEAKAPIADPEPELRAEGEVALDQHSVSSAEAQAVQVEKKEAEEEEEEGGKDKENAKEKGEEATLEKEDKEKEKEEEEKEKEKESGPEGGSKKEEEEEEEEEEKMTEEEAKAPRAPRRPKTMQIKVTLLDDALYECELDKHAKGQELFMKVCDHLNLLEKDYYGLVVWETGTMKVWMDLTKEIRRQVQGEQNFTTGASYNFTFNVKFYPPDPAQLSEDITRYYLCLQLRKDILQGRLPCSFVTLSLLGSYALQSELGEYDPEVHGNEYTKDMKMAQGQTKELEDKMMELHRTYRSMSPAQADMMFLENAKKLSMYGVDLHQAKDLDGVDIMLGVCSSGLMVYKDKLRINRFPWPKVLKVSYKRSSFFIKIRPSEVEHYESAIGFKLPNYKAAKKLWKVCVEHHTFFRLTSTEMATTPRKFLALGSKFRYSGRTQAQTRQASSLIDRPAPLFQRSSSKRNSRSLDGAMASTPDNRSTRPVSAPVMSPVSPGEASPSPLLTTLHRSHHRDGSTPRGHRSAGRKAELKAESQQAEYTKSHSPRPESTPEIKTVARRERRHSPSVTTANGEREKKSQHSPQDRTKTEMVRVRKKRAKKLEGETIYIRHSNLMLEDLDKTQTGIMRHHTSISELKRSFMESVPEPRQSEWDKRLSTNSPFRTASINGQLQPAGRMSTVPAHRVDGGVSESGPVSPVRSPPPPPPSSPPPPLPPPPPPPSSPPPPLPPPPPPPSCPPCSDNDTEGQRGSQSSDPPAFPSGSRLSSTHNLKTQFLSQT